Within the Halichoerus grypus chromosome 2, mHalGry1.hap1.1, whole genome shotgun sequence genome, the region GGCGCTGAGCACATGGCCCGGCTGACGTCAGCGGGGCTCCCCGCCCGcgagggggcggggggacgggCGCGCGTGCGCGGGGGAGGGCGGCCGCGGCgttcccctctcccccttccccgccGGGCCGCCCCGCTGAGCCCCGCCATCTGCGCCGCCCCCGCAGCTCGGTCCCCCGGTGCCCGGGCCCGTGCTACCACCTGGCGCTGTTAGTGCCCCCGCGGATGAGAAGGGCGTGGCGCGGCCCCAGCGCCTCCACCCCGCCCGCAGTGCCTGGGCGGGAACCCGGACTCGGCCCGAGAGCCTGTCGCtcgtggtggggtggggagtccCCTGGGCGTGGCTCCCTGCAGACGGCGGCGCGCCGGTGAGGCCCCCCACTCTGACCCCAGAATGATTAAGAGCCTTCCAGTGAGAGTACTGAGGTGCCACGACTCGAGTTTGGGGGTTAAACCGGGGAAATGTGGTGGTCTGGGTGACCACAACAGTCCTGGGGTCACCGAACCTTTAAAAATTACGCTCTCCTGCCTGGGTTTTTAAAAGCCCCTTTTCAAGGGGCCCTCCTGGCCGTGCGTTCCTCTCCCCTTGGGGCACTGGCTTCCCTCCGCAGTACGGGGTGGGGGGCTCCCGCCAGATAAGACAGTTGCCATGACGGCCCCGTGTTTCGGTTTCCCTGGAAACCGGCCGAGGGTTCCGCGTGCCGGGAAggaggctgtgggggtggggcgggcggcCACGCTCGGCTACCGCGGAGACGGAGTCGGAACCGAGCcgttggggagtgggagggactTAGCGCTGCCTACCcgcgcggggtgggggcgggggaagctTGGGGTCCCTTGTCCGCGTGCTCGGgcagctgtgggggggggggcgggtagcgACAAGGTCCCCCTGGGATGGGGGTCAGGGAGGGTCCGACCGAAGTAGGAGCCAGAGGCGTGGTCCTACCCCTCCCCCGGCCAAGACTGCGGGGTCACAGCCCTGAGGTAACCGGAGCCTGACTCGTTCCTGGGGCGGAGGCGCTGCTACGCCACTGCTCCCAGCCGGCggctcccctcctgcctcccgcGAACGCGCGCCTTTCCGCCCGCCCTGCGGGCGAGGGAGAGTGGCTGGCGCGCCTCCAGGCTGCTTTCCTGCACCCGGGAGGGGCGGAGCCGGGCTCGGGGATTGGCGGGGCCGGGTTGGGGCGGGGCTTCCGCGCGCCGAGCGGTGGGGTGCCGCGGGCGGGGAGTGACGCTGCAAAGCCGGGTCCGCGTGGGTGCGCGCGTGctccgggaggggcggggcgtcGCTTGCGGCGGGTCTGGCctcggaggaggaggaggggccccGGGAGGCCTACTTCCTACATGTTCTTGTAGAACTTGATCTTGAGAATATTACTGGTTCTTCAGTCATTCCTAATCATATGGCCTAGGAGCAAATCCTTAAGTGCTGTGACGTTCTTTTGAATATCAGTTTCTTCTGTACTGCCATTTTgctaaatgggaaagaaaaagtattttcatcATGGGGATGTTAGGAGGATGCGTCCTCTCTAAGTACCAACTTCATAGCAATTACTGAGATACAGGAAGGATGGAATAGCACATTCCACTTTATAGACACATACTTAGGAAGGGGAGCCTTGTTTGAATGACAATTGAAAAtaaagtagaggggcgcctgggtggctcagttgcttaagcgactgccttcggctcaggtcatgatcctggagtcccaggatcaagtcccacatcgggctccctgcttagcggggagtctgcttctccctctgaccctcacccctctcattctctctctctctctctcattctctttttctcaaaaataaataaaatttaaaaaataaataaataaataaattagaaatagagaCTCAGTAGAACCAGCAGGCATGGGCCTGGGCTGAGTAGGCAGCGAGGTGTACCCAGGCTGTTCCTAAGAGATATTTGTCCTGGGGCAATGGAAGCAGAAATACAAAACTTAACAAGGCTTTCTAAATCCTTAACCtcactcatttgtttattcatttaggTACTTTGGACAGCTCTGTGTCTGACTCTGAGAGTAAAgcaggaagcaaagaaaaaagcgTGGGTCTCTGTCTTCATAGGTTTGGTCTTGGTGGCagattataaacaaataaaacagaggaCTGTGCCATGAGGACGTAAAAGGGTCAGGGATCACAGAATCTGTTCTAGGGAGTGAGGGAAGTTGTTGCTGAGGAAGGGGCATtcgagctgagacctgaaggttTCAGGGTGACCTAGGCAAAACAGAGGGCAGAGGCCCAGCGCAGGCCAGTTTCTCCAACAGGGGGGAGCAGGATGCAGTTTGGGAAGTTAAAGGTGGTCATGCGGTTGCCACGTAGAGATGGGGGCAGCAGGGCACTAGATGGGAGTCAAAAGGGAGTAGTAGAGAGACCACGTTAGCTGTGTAGACTGAAGGCTTTGGGTGTGTGCTGAGGTGGAAAGCTGTAGCCCCCAGGCAGACTCAGAGTGGCTAGGAGGGGCGAAAGGGTTTGAAGAAAGCCACAGGGAAGTGGACAAAAACAGGAAGAGGAGTAGGCAGGTAACAAACTGTGCATCCAGGCAGTCTTAGGAAATGTGTTTAAAATGAAGCAATGTGGACAAAAGCTAGACCCTGGGGAAACTTTCCAGGGGCCTCTGGGCCTGTGGAGAACTGGGCTAGTTAAGAAAAAGAGGTCTTGACCTCTGAGTTTCTCCCAGAGCCAGAAATCTACTCTCCTTGCTGGTGGGTAGAGTTCAGGATGGTCACTTCCAGCCCCCCAGCAGCCAGGTTCAAGTGAGAGCTGACTCACCCTAGGCCCCATCATTGGTATGGCCTCATCTGATGTCATGTCCAGCAAACTGGCCTCTCAGGGTAGAGCCAGGTGAGAAGccagccgtgtgtgtgtgtgtgtgtgtgtgtgtgtgtgtgtgtgtgtgtgtttgcgtgtgccTCAGTGTGTAAGGGAGGGATCTTTCTGGCAGAACTGTGGAGAGCAGCAGGTTAAATCTCAAAAGCCAGGATGTAGAGGAGGCCGTGTGTGGCCTGGGACTGCCGGCAGAATTGTAAAGCTACCAGGTTTCAGGCCAGAACAGAGTATGGTTGTATCTGGGTTGTGTGTTGCAGGCACTAATGGTTTGAGGCATTCCTGACTGGTGAGATCAGAAATACAAGGAGTTTGGGGCTCCCGGAGGGAATGGGTGAAGTTGAGGATCTTGCCATACCCAGGAGGGGCGAGGGGCAAGTGAACAGTCAGGAAGGCTGCTGTGAGACTGCTCGTAGTAAATGGAATCAGGGCAAACTCAGTCCATCGGGTGACTGATTCCCTGTGACAGAGGGACAGGACAGAGGTGGGAATCCACATGCTCACATCCTGACATATCCTTCCCCTGGGGCTAAGATACGCATAGTTCTGTCCTGGCCGCTGGTAGGTTCGAGGGAAAAAGCTAATTATGGAATAGTCCTTGCCCTTACTCACCGCGTTGGACGGGGACCGTGTGTACTGAGGTGGAAAGACAAAACATGAAGTTTTTAGGGGGTCGTCTGAGCCAGTGTCTGATTAAGTACTGATGGTCCTATTAAGTGCTCGAGTGTGGGCTGCCGCGTCAGGAAGGGCTCAAGGGCCTGGGACGGGGAAGGGTGGTGGGGGCTCGGGTGTGGGCTTGGAACACAAGCAGATAAGATGCAGGGGGGGCGAGAAAGGAGGATCTGTGTGTGAGACAGGGTTCAGAGAGGAGAACCAAGACGAGCTGGAGAGTTTGGTGTGTGCAGGGTCCGTGGGTTCTGCACCTGCCGGGACCGGCAAGCCTTGGAAGCCAGGAGCTCAGGAGCAGCGCAGGTTCGGAGGTTTCGGGGTACAGCAGGGCAAGTGTGTCCGTGTTCGGTGGCCCCAGCGCTCGTGACGTGCCTGGGCCAAGGAGAAGCTGGCAGCAGGGAGATGTGCAAGACTTCAAGGAGTCCGTTTAATAGGGCATCAGAGTGGTCATGGAGGACACAGGCTGGCCTTCTGGAGCTGCAAATAAGTCCTGTGTGAGGGGAAACTGGAGACACTTCCGACGGGAGGCCCGGCACGCGGCCCCTGTGCGAGCGCCCCCCACACGCACAGCTGCCTGTGTGCCCGGACAGCCGTGGGCTCCGTGGCCAGGGGCGCTCCCTCCTGGTGCTCTTAGTGAGGGGGGGTGGCCTCAGAGTCACGGGGCGGGGCCAACCGGAACCTGGGGTGAAGGGCGGAAGTGTCTCCGGCGGTGCTCGGTGCAGCTCAGCTACAGGTGTAGAAGGAGGGGGCGCGTTCCAGGGCTGGGGGATCTGCCAGCAGCCCGGGGACTCTGGAGGGTGGCAGGCGATGGTGAGAGGCAGCCCAGGTGGGCACCGCGGGCAGCGGCCCAGGGCCGGGCGGAGGGTGCCGAGCCAGCGGCTGCCCGAGCCAGACGGAGGCAGGTGGAGAAGAAatgcagggggggtggggggcggctcCTCAGGGACACTGAAGTGGAGGAGACTAGGGAATGATgctgtggagagaggggcaggatCGTCGGGGGTTCTTTGGGGAATGAGTTCCAAGGCGGGTAGCTTGTGGCGTGGCGACTGACCGCGTGGTATGAGCGTGCCGGGGGCCTTGAGCGGCGCCGAGGAGTCCGTTTCCCCTTCTGTCCTCCGCAGGATGGAGCGAAGAGGCTGCGGGGCAGGTGGATGGGGCCAGAGGCCCAGAAGCTCCTCCGGACAAAGTTGatgtgggtgggggcaggggagggcgtTCCTCCTGGGGACGAGCTGACTGCAGCTGTGCTTTCTGTCGGTGGTGCGTGTTGGAGAGCGCGCAGTGCACAGGCCAGGGGGCCTCCCGGGGCCTCACGGCGCCTCACGGGCCCGGGCGCGGACCAGGGGCGGGTGTGGTCTCCCGCAGCCCCCTCACTGCGGACCTGGCCCTGGGGGCTGAGTGGCCTGGAGACCAGCGTGGCCGTGGGGAGAGGTTTCCATACTGGGGGCCCTCTAGCTCCTGCTCAGGGTATCGTTCGGGCCCTTGCCTTGTTCTCCAGTCtctgaagaggaaggagaaggaatatGAGCATGAGATGGAGCGCCTGGCTCGGGAGAAGATCGCCACGCAGCAGCGGCTGACCGAGCTCAAGCACGAGCTGAGCCAGTGGATGGACGTGCTGGAGATCGACCGCGTGCTCCGGCAGACTGGCCAGCCCGAGGACGACCAGGCCTCCACCTCCACAGCCTCGGGTGAGTCCGCCCCTCCCTGGCCAGGCCCCCCCCCTCCCGGCTCCACGCCTCCCAGACCCCAGGGGCATTTACTACTCCAGCCTCGGGTTTCCCAAGCCCTTCTGACCTGTCCCTGTCCCCGTGTCCCCCCACAGAGGGTGAGGACAACATAGACGAGGATATGGAGGAGGACCAGGCCGGCCTGGGCCCACCTAAACTGAGCCATCGCCCCCACCCGGAGCTGCCGAAGCCACCGCCCAGTGCCGCCCCCGCGCCTCCGCCTCCCCATGCACACCCGCACTCCCAGCCTGTGGCCCTGTCCCCCGTCCCCCTGCCTGGGCAGCAGCCGCCAGCACAGCAGAAGACCCCTCTGccggcccctcctcccccaccggCTGCCCCTGCGCAGACGCTGGTGCCGGCCCCAGCCCACCTGGTGGCTGCAGCTGGCGGGGGCTCCACGGTCATCGCCCACACGGCCACCACCCACGCCTCAGTCATCCAGACTGTGAACCACGTTCTCCAGGGCCCGGGCGGCAAGCACGTCGCCCACATTgcaccctcagcccccagccctgctgtgCAGCTGGCGCCCGCCACGCCCCCCATCGGCCACATCACAGTGCACCCTGCTGCCCTCAACCACGTGGCCCACCTCGGCTCCCAGCTGCCCCTGTACCCGCAGCCCGTGGCGGTGAGCCAGCCTGTGGCGGTGAGCCACATTGCCCACACACTCTCACACCAGCAAGTGAATGGCACAGCCGGGCTGGGGCCCCCAGCCACGGTCATGGCGAAGCCGGCCGTGGGGGCTCAGGTGGTGCACCACCCCCAGCTGGTGGGCCAGACAGTGCTCAACCCTGTGACCATGGTCACCATGCCCTCCTTCCCGGTCAGCACGCTCAAGCTGGCTTGAGGAGGAGGGCCACTCAGAGGCCcccagtgggggcagggagggggaacCCGTCCCCCGCTCTCTCCCACCCACCAGCTCCACACATTCCAGCCAGGCCGAGGCCCAccgcacccacccccacccccaggcctcctaggggagggggtgcagagactctgagccaggggagggagggccacCCCGGGGAGCTGGGCGCGGGGCAGGGGGTCTGCCCTAGGACTTGAGCACGTGATGAGACACTCTGGTGTATGTGCCACTCGCCTGGCCTGGTGCCGGCTCCAgtgcccttcctgcctccccgcCTTGTCCCCTGCAGCCTGCGCCGTGGGTGTTGTGTTCTGCCGACTGCCCCGCCCCGCCTGCCTCCCAGTGCTGCCGCTGCTCGTGTGGGGGCCACGGGCCCGGGGCCTCCATCCGGAGCCTCAGCCTTCGCTTCCCAGGCCTTtccggggagggggggaaagCGGGCAGGGAGCAGAACGGAAGCAACTTGGCCCAGAAATTTGGGTGCGTCGGGGGCTCTGCTCTGAGTGCAGGTGACAGATCCTAGGACGGGGCTGCGCTGCGGTCCCATCCAGGCAGGTGGGCCCCCCGGCCTAGGGTTCTCCGACCCAGCTGCGGTCACTGATTCGTTACCGCAGAAGCTAGTTAAGAGGAGTCGCTACCAACAACTACCCCACGCTGTTGCTAAGCTCCCTGAGCCCCCCCCAGTCTTTGCTACTGGGCTCCTGACCTCGGGAGGGTaggctgagggtgggggctgggaaggaagggCTTGGCTGGCCTGTCGCCATGCTGGCCCTCCCCAGCACTGCCTGGGTCTGGGCTGAGGAGAGAGCTTCTCTGGACCCCCTGGGCCTGGCTCTTGGCTTCCCAAAGGCAGAGGGGATGGGGTGCTGTCGCATTGGCCGCCCTGCTTCCCTGGCCTCTGCTCAGTGCTATGCGCTCCCCCGAGTGCCTCCTGTAGCCTCGAGCCGGCGTCTGGTCTGGGTTCTGGGAGCCTGAAGCCACACTGCTGAGGCCCTCAGGAAGTCAGAATCCAGGGGCTGGGCCAAATGCCCAGGCCCCTTCCCTGATGCcctcgggggaggggggccctgtagagcagggaggagggctgcTACTTCTGCCCCAACTAGTCTGTCTCTGACATCATCTCTGTCTTTCCCCTGAACATCCACTTTTCTTCTCCAGTGGGCTCTTCTGAGTGTGCCACAACCTTCCTCTGAGGAAGGTCCTTCGTTGGATCTAGGGCAGGGctgagcttggggtgggggggagcgaGGGGGCCTGTGTGCAGGgcctgctgctttccctgcctCTGCCGACTGCTTTGGCTTCTCTTTTTATGTGGGTATTTATTACAAGTGGCCTTGTGTCAGACACACACTCAgttgtacacacatgcacactcgcCTCcccacctggacacacacactgGCCAGTGGCCTTTCGATGTGGGGAGGGGAAGCCAGTGTCCCCAGGTGTGACCTTTGCTTtgatgggcagggggagggacgtGCAGGATACTGAGGAGGCTCACAAAGGTCTTGAACAGATTTGGACACCTCAGAACTCTCAGTTCTTTCCTTGTCCTGGAGACCTCCCCGGGGCCTGTTCTCCTCCGTCTCgcctggggtggggaaagggaaggcCTCTGGTCATCTAGAGGCCCCCAGGAGGGAGCCTCACACCCACCCCACCAGCTTGCTGCCTTCCTGCCCCTGCAGCCACCACCCGCCACCCTGGTTCTTGGGGAAACCAGCTTCTGCTCTTCCCCGAGAGATTACAACTGAGGGAGCCGGATGGGCCTGGTGCCCAGGGAACAGTCAGAGAAGCATTGGGGAACCTGCCCTTTCCGGCTCTGTTCACCTCCCTGCATTCTGAGGCCATTCCGGAGTTGAAAGCGTGTCAGCCAGGGGCCTCTCGGGCCTGCACAGATACCTCATCCGCCCGCTCaccgcccctgcccctccccaccccagcagtgGGGGCCTTCGAATCTAGTGCCGAATGACTATGTCCAGATTGGTGACGATGggtgttgttgctgttgtttttgttgtttgtgaaCGCTGTGATGCTGTGTGCCCGAGAGGGCAGCCGCCGCCCAGCCCTCCCTTGGGCATCTATCTCCCCTCTGAGAGCTGTCAGGACCACGTCTGTCCTCACCCTGTGGGaccgcctgcccctccccctccctagCCCTTCCAGCCTGGGGgacgcgtgcgtgcacacacacatacacacacacacaccttaccTCTCA harbors:
- the MNT gene encoding max-binding protein MNT isoform X2, whose translation is MVGPGEHRAGWRRREEQERLRLERDREQEQKKASSLARLAHALPVEEPRIEAPPLPLSPPAPPPAPPPPLATPTPLTVIPIPVVTNSPQPLPPPPPLPPAAQPLPLAPRQPALVSTPGLSIKESAPLPTRPQVPNPAPLLPDSKTTLPPTGSPKPLQPLPTPILTIAPHPGVQPQLAPQQPPPPTLGTLKLAPAEEVKSSEQKKRPGGIGTREVHNKLEKNRRAHLKECFETLKRNIPNVDDKKTSNLSVLRTALRYIQSLKRKEKEYEHEMERLAREKIATQQRLTELKHELSQWMDVLEIDRVLRQTGQPEDDQASTSTASEGEDNIDEDMEEDQAGLGPPKLSHRPHPELPKPPPSAAPAPPPPHAHPHSQPVALSPVPLPGQQPPAQQKTPLPAPPPPPAAPAQTLVPAPAHLVAAAGGGSTVIAHTATTHASVIQTVNHVLQGPGGKHVAHIAPSAPSPAVQLAPATPPIGHITVHPAALNHVAHLGSQLPLYPQPVAVSQPVAVSHIAHTLSHQQVNGTAGLGPPATVMAKPAVGAQVVHHPQLVGQTVLNPVTMVTMPSFPVSTLKLA
- the MNT gene encoding max-binding protein MNT isoform X1, which gives rise to MSIETLLEAARFLEWQAQQQQRAREEQERLRLERDREQEQKKASSLARLAHALPVEEPRIEAPPLPLSPPAPPPAPPPPLATPTPLTVIPIPVVTNSPQPLPPPPPLPPAAQPLPLAPRQPALVSTPGLSIKESAPLPTRPQVPNPAPLLPDSKTTLPPTGSPKPLQPLPTPILTIAPHPGVQPQLAPQQPPPPTLGTLKLAPAEEVKSSEQKKRPGGIGTREVHNKLEKNRRAHLKECFETLKRNIPNVDDKKTSNLSVLRTALRYIQSLKRKEKEYEHEMERLAREKIATQQRLTELKHELSQWMDVLEIDRVLRQTGQPEDDQASTSTASEGEDNIDEDMEEDQAGLGPPKLSHRPHPELPKPPPSAAPAPPPPHAHPHSQPVALSPVPLPGQQPPAQQKTPLPAPPPPPAAPAQTLVPAPAHLVAAAGGGSTVIAHTATTHASVIQTVNHVLQGPGGKHVAHIAPSAPSPAVQLAPATPPIGHITVHPAALNHVAHLGSQLPLYPQPVAVSQPVAVSHIAHTLSHQQVNGTAGLGPPATVMAKPAVGAQVVHHPQLVGQTVLNPVTMVTMPSFPVSTLKLA
- the MNT gene encoding max-binding protein MNT isoform X3, whose amino-acid sequence is MDSCEDPEEQERLRLERDREQEQKKASSLARLAHALPVEEPRIEAPPLPLSPPAPPPAPPPPLATPTPLTVIPIPVVTNSPQPLPPPPPLPPAAQPLPLAPRQPALVSTPGLSIKESAPLPTRPQVPNPAPLLPDSKTTLPPTGSPKPLQPLPTPILTIAPHPGVQPQLAPQQPPPPTLGTLKLAPAEEVKSSEQKKRPGGIGTREVHNKLEKNRRAHLKECFETLKRNIPNVDDKKTSNLSVLRTALRYIQSLKRKEKEYEHEMERLAREKIATQQRLTELKHELSQWMDVLEIDRVLRQTGQPEDDQASTSTASEGEDNIDEDMEEDQAGLGPPKLSHRPHPELPKPPPSAAPAPPPPHAHPHSQPVALSPVPLPGQQPPAQQKTPLPAPPPPPAAPAQTLVPAPAHLVAAAGGGSTVIAHTATTHASVIQTVNHVLQGPGGKHVAHIAPSAPSPAVQLAPATPPIGHITVHPAALNHVAHLGSQLPLYPQPVAVSQPVAVSHIAHTLSHQQVNGTAGLGPPATVMAKPAVGAQVVHHPQLVGQTVLNPVTMVTMPSFPVSTLKLA